One Rosa chinensis cultivar Old Blush chromosome 5, RchiOBHm-V2, whole genome shotgun sequence genomic region harbors:
- the LOC112166158 gene encoding ras-related protein RABA1f: MAYRSDDDYDYLFKVVLIGDSGVGKSNLLSRFTRNEFSLESKSTIGVEFATRSIRVDDKIVKAQIWDTAGQERYRAITSAYYRGAVGALLVYDVTRHVTFENVERWLKELRDHTDTNIVIMLVGNKADLRHLRAVSVEDAKAFAERENTFFMETSALESMNVENAFTEVLTQIHNVVSRKALEVGDDPAAVPKGQTINVGGKDDVSAIKKDGCCSA; this comes from the exons ATGGCCTACAGGTCGGACGACGACTACGACTACCTCTTCAAGGTCGTCTTGATCGGCGATTCCGGCGTCGGCAAATCCAACCTACTGTCCAGGTTCACGCGCAACGAGTTCAGCCTCGAGTCTAAGTCCACCATCGGCGTCGAGTTCGCCACCCGCAGCATTCGCGTCGATGATAAGATCGTCAAGGCCCAGATTTGGGACACCGCCGGCCAAGAAAG GTACCGAGCAATTACAAGTGCGTACTACCGAGGAGCTGTTGGTGCTTTACTTGTCTATGATGTCACCCGACATGTTACATTTGAGAATGTTGAGAGATGGTTAAAGGAGCTACGGGATCACACAGACACCAATATAGTGATAATGCTTGTGGGTAACAAGGCCGACCTGCGTCACCTGCGTGCTGTTTCTGTTGAGGATGCTAAAGCCTTTGCTGAGAGAGAAAACACCTTCTTTATGGAGACGTCAGCACTCGAGTCTATGAATGTTGAAAATGCATTCACTGAAGTCCTAACCCAAATACATAATGTTGTGAGCCGGAAAGCACTTGAGGTTGGAGATGATCCTGCAGCCGTGCCTAAGGGACAAACCATAAATGTTGGAGGCAAGGATGATGTTTCAGCCATTAAGAAAGATGGGTGTTGTTCTGCCTAA
- the LOC112203518 gene encoding cold shock domain-containing protein 3-like, producing the protein MAIEQENLIFQEQESAERDSRRKGKATAESSEGTDAQGGFWKRRRTHQQAPAREAAAPARAAPVGQGAPLRCYNCKEIGHTAKACTKPKNLACFTCGQTGHFSRDCTQQQGRGQGNQRGQQPLGHV; encoded by the coding sequence atggccattgagcaggagaacttgaTTTTCCAGGAGCAGGAGTCGGCTGAGAGGGACTCCCGAAGGAAGGGGAAGGCAACTGCTGAGAGCAGTGAAGGGACAGATGCTCAGGGTGGGTTCTGGAAGAGGCGCAGGACTCATCAGCAGGCGCCAGCTAGGGAAGCGGCTGCACCTGCTAGGGCTGCACCTGTTGGGCAGGGAGCACCTCTGAGATGTTACAACTGTAAGGAGATTGGCCATACTGCTAAGGCTTGCACAAAACCGAAGAACTTGGCGTGTTTTACTTGTGGCCAGACAGGgcatttctcaagggattgtacccagcagcagGGCAGGGGACAAGGAAATCAGCGAGGACAGCAGCCTTTGGGGCATGTCTGA